A single region of the Polyodon spathula isolate WHYD16114869_AA chromosome 12, ASM1765450v1, whole genome shotgun sequence genome encodes:
- the LOC121324405 gene encoding matrin-3-like isoform X2: MTDQSSGRVDSFDLGTSSDTSMQGQDACGSQSRKNVDKAMNLFTTLGLSPEDLDSLTHIPEDQLTVETLPKIIMQLKAQRAEEGGTASKRSRDDRSSSREQPHRAPSKPSGVRKYGQLRKGPSRSYERLDYDEGKGGDSDRYPEPSRGHYESEYSRRGPVSERSFMERRTGSPSISKIEDYHGIVPSTFPHVCTLCDFYVHASKSWSRHIDGSLHAHSRKLLLDQYPEWIPKSMQSREQDPLEVEAINGEVGHQRRGVSSDWNKGGGISSQDKRRYAMKAQRGGKVVVAKYLNGTCYLKDLLELAEPFGTVANHLVVVNKTFLEMLSHEEAASMVKYYQRTTPMVRGHAVQMYLSSAINTIQTPGRVRAPMQSQDSGYAVVYICNLPPSEFKDSELIELAKRFGPVWNSLILKHEAFVEMVNPRDAEMMVKYYTIHPPKLNGKKIKIITCKKYRRLKVKPGKASHRGKDSGSSRQANETSGRRKRSRSRERVSTAKEEGGSSGKEEQEEPGDQGSELMDMESNAEEEEGVELGEEEDPEEPDPFLDCTETQGEEPKEQSLESSEIQEEGQVEVSLVTSATQGEQVEKECLESLETQVEQPAEKSLESLETQEEETAEKPPEGPGSQGIEPAAKAPESLETQGLETADKSLERSKSQKEALGEEDSQAADEKAAEACFPEEEEGIPEFPDNLEDLVTLDEVGDEEEAEMTRLDSESAASSSSSAQKEKEWGKMVNVSFSKKGYNLVKEILRLAEPFGKVVFYKILEQRNEAVLEMSTIEEARQMVDFYKIKPAMLYRASVKISLLKNFHGGRVVYFHQLPSSYFTIHSLLKLARRFGKVKCYVLIWVRNEAFIEMETSRSALEMCREYKKNPPTLNGKMLSVYLSRKEKLLKGMRPPSISPSPEPPKRSKRERPERSKKEDETSRSSKSRTKEREEEDEEGPPQKRGRSQETGEQGESLVKTREEEQKQSKDKVLLDKEAAGSQHENETVGMPSPSEGEADIPLTTDDASGETGLREGLQAVASAANKVSSQALHKQADKSESTEETLLRMVEPMETKIVHKGGGCDSANEQHTGTDKKTVDSINPEPTPTTLGPYQPNNPVGVEQVKAGFYCNLCSLFYTSEEEAKVTHCSSLAHYRKLQEMLNKENTAAESSSS, translated from the exons ATGACGGACCAAAGCAGCGGCAGGGTGGACAGCTTTGATCTTGGAACAAGTTCAGACACAAGCATGCAAGGCCAGGATGCCTGTGGCTCCCAAAGCCGCAAAAACGTAGACAAGGCCATGAACCTTTTCACCACCCTTGGCCTCTCGCCAGAAGACTTGGATTCGCTGACGCACATTCCCGAGGATCAGCTCACTGTGGAGACGCTGCCGAAGATTATCATGCAGCTGAAGGCACAGAGAGCCGAGGAAGGGGGCACCGCATCGAAGCGCTCTAGGGATGATCGCTCGTCCTCACGAGAACAACCGCACAGAGCCCCAAGTAAACCTTCTGGAGTCAGGAAATATGGCCAGCTAAGAAAGGGTCCCTCTCGCAGCTACGAGCGGCTTGACTACGATGAGGGGAAGGGAGGCGACAGTGACCGGTATCCTGAACCATCCCGTGGTCACTATGAGTCAGAATACAGCAGGAGGGGTCCTGTGTCTGAAAGGTCATTTATGGAGAGGAGGACAGGGTCCCCGTCTATCAGCAAGATTGAGGATTACCATGGAATTGTGCCCAGTACCTTTCCACATGTGTGCACCCTTTGTGACTTTTATGTGCATGCTAGTAAG TCCTGGAGCCGTCATATCGATGGGTCACTACATGCACATAGTCGGAAGCTCCTCCTGGATCA GTATCCAGAATGGATTCCCAAGAGTATGCAGAGCAGAGA GCAGGATCCTCTTGAGGTGGAAGCTATCAATGGAGAAGTTGGGCATCAGCGGAGAGGAGTAAGCTCTGATTGGAACAAGG gtgGAGGGATTTCAAGTCAAGATAAGAGACGGTATGCCATGAAAGCACAA AGAGGAGGAAAAGTGGTGGTTGCAAAGTATCTGAATGGCACGTGTTACCTGAAGGATCTGCTGGAGCTGGCGGAGCCTTTTGGAACTGTAGCTAATCACCTGGTGGTAGTGAACAAG ACCTTCCTGGAAATGCTGTCACATGAAGAAGCAGCTTCAATGGTGAAATACTACCAGCGTACAACCCCCATGGTCCGTGGTCACGCAGTACAAATGTATTTGTCTTCTGCAATTAACACGATTCag ACACCTGGTCGTGTACGAGCTCCAATGCAGAGCCAGGACTCTGGCTATGCAGTGGTCTATATCTGTAACCTGCCTCCTTCAGAGTTTAAAGACTCAGAGTTGATAGAATTGGCTAAGCGGTTTGGTCCTGTGTGGAACTCTCTAATTTTAAAACACGAG GCGTTTGTGGAAATGGTAAACCCTAGGGATGCAGAAATGATGGTGAAGTATTATACAATACATCCTCCCAAATTGAATggcaaaaaaatcaaaataatcaCTTGCAAGAAGTACAGGAGACTGAA GGTGAAACCTGGCAAAGCTTCACATAGGGGGAAGGATAGCGGCAGCAGCAGGCAGGCTAATGAAACATCCGGAAGACGCAAGCGGTCCAGATCCAGGGAGAGAGTTTCCACAGCCAAAGAGGAGGGGGGATCTTCGGGGAAGGAGGAGCAGGAAGAGCCTGGAGACCAGGGATCAGAGTTGATGGATATGGAAAGCAATGCCGAGGAGGAGGAAGGAGTGGAGCTTGGGGAAGAGGAAGATCCAGAGGAGCCTGACCCATTTCTGGACTGTACTGAAACCCAAGGGGAGGAACCAAAGGAACAATCCCTGGAGAGTTCAGAGATCCAGGAAGAAGGGCAAGTGGAGGTGTCCTTAGTAACTTCAGCAACCCAAGGGGAGCAAGTAGAAAAGGAATGCCTGGAAAGTTTAGAAACCCAAGTGGAGCAGCCTGCTGAAAAATCCCTTGAAAGTTTAGAAACTCAGGAAGAAGAAACTGCAGAAAAACCTCCAGAAGGTCCAGGAAGCCAAGGAATAGAACCGGCAGCTAAAGCCCCAGAGAGTTTGGAGACTCAGGGATTGGAAACAGCAGATAAATCTTTGGAGAGATCCAAGAGCCAAAAGGAGGCCCTAGGGGAGGAAGACAGTCAGGCAGCAGACGAGAAGGCTGCGGAGGCCTGTTTTCCTGAGGAG GAGGAAGGAATCCCAGAGTTCCCTGATAACTTGGAGGATTTGGTTACTTTAGATGAGGTGGGAGATGAGGAGGAGGCAGAAATGACAAGACTAGATTCGGAATCGGCTGCTTCGTCTTCCA GCAGTGCACAAAAAGAGAAAGAG tgGGGGAAGATGGTCAATGTTAGTTTCTCTAAGAAAGGTTAcaatttggtcaaggaaattcTCCGCCTGGCTGAACCATTTGGGAAAGTGGTGTTCTACAAAATATTGGAACAAAGGAATGAG GCCGTTTTAGAAATGTCAACAATTGAGGAAGCGAGACAAATGGTGGATTTCTACAAAATCAAGCCAGCTATGCTTTATAGAGCCAGCGTTAAAATCAGTCTGTTAAAG aattttCATGGCGGACGAGTTGTCTACTTCCACCAACTGCCTTCCTCGTACTTTACGATCCACTCTCTCTTAAAGCTTGCCAGACGGTTTGGCAAAGTGAAGTGCTATGTGTTGATCTGGGTCCGCAATGAG GCATTTATTGAAATGGAAACCTCTCGCTCTGCCTTGGAAATGTGCCGGGAGTACAAGAAGAACCCTCCAACGTTAAACGGCAAAATGTTGTCAGTTTACCTGTCCAGGAAGGAGAAACTCCTGAAAGG GATGAGACCCCCTTCCATTTCCCCTTCCCCTGAACCTCCTAAAAGATCCAAGAGGGAGAGGCCGGAGAGGAGCAAGAAAGAGGATGAGACGTCCAGGAGCTCTAAGTCCAGAACCAAagaaagggaggaggaggacgaggagggGCCCCCACAGAAAAGGGGGCGCAGCCAGGAGACAGGGGAGCAAGGAGAGTCTCTGGTGAAGACCAGGGAGGAGGAGCAGAAACAAAGCAAGGACAAGGTGCTGTTGGATAAGGAGGCTGCAGGCAGCCAACATGAAAATGAGACAGTTGGGATGCCCAGCCCCAGTGAAGGG GAGGCTGACATTCCACTCACAACAGATGATGCAAGTGGTGAAACAGGTCTTCGAGAGGGTCTACAAGCTGTGGCTTCTGCAGCTAACAAAGTAAGCAGCCAGGCCCTTCATAAACAAGCGGATAAGAGTGAGAGCACAGAAGAGACCCTGCTGAGGATGGTTGAGCCCATGGAGACCAAGATTGTTCATAAAGGAGGTGGATGTGACTCTGCGAATGAGCAGCACACTGGTACTGATAAGAAGACTGTGGACAGCATCAATCCTGAGCCCACACCTACCACCCTGGGACCATACCAGCCTAATAATCCCGTTG GTGTGGAGCAAGTGAAGGCTGGTTTCTATTGCAATCTCTGCAGCCTGTTCTACACCAGTGAAGAAGAAGCAAaagtcacccactgcagcagccTGGCCCATTATCGGAAACTGCAG gaAATGTTAAATAAAGAGAATACAGCAGCAGAAAGTTCGTCAAGCTGA
- the LOC121324729 gene encoding polyadenylate-binding protein-interacting protein 2, whose product MKDPSRSSTTPSIINDDLIVNGQSHDEDNPFAEYMWMENEEEFNRQIEEELWEEEFIERCFQEMLEEEEEHEWFIPARDLPQTINQLQGQLNGLVISDCSVLDSLAVHSNLNPNAKEFVPGVKY is encoded by the exons ATGAAAGACCCCAGCCGTAGCAGCACCACACCCAGCATCATCAATGATGACCTGATTGTCAATGGACAGTCCCACGATGAGGACAACCCATTCGCGGAGTACATGTGGATGGAGAATGAAGAGGAGTTTAACAGACAG ATTGAAGAGGAGCTGTGGGAGGAGGAGTTTATTGAGCGATGCTTTCAGGAAATGttggaagaggaagaagaacaTGAGTGGTTCATTCCCGCAAGGGACCTGCCACAGACCATCAACCAGCTACAGGGCCAACTCAATGGGCTGGTCATCAGCGACTGCAGTGTGCTGGATAGCCTTGCG gtccACAGTAACTTAAACCCAAATGCGAAAGAGTTTGTTCCTGGGGTCAAGTACTGA
- the LOC121324405 gene encoding matrin-3-like isoform X1 produces MTDQSSGRVDSFDLGTSSDTSMQGQDACGSQSRKNVDKAMNLFTTLGLSPEDLDSLTHIPEDQLTVETLPKIIMQLKAQRAEEGGTASKRSRDDRSSSREQPHRAPSKPSGVRKYGQLRKGPSRSYERLDYDEGKGGDSDRYPEPSRGHYESEYSRRGPVSERSFMERRTGSPSISKIEDYHGIVPSTFPHVCTLCDFYVHASKSWSRHIDGSLHAHSRKLLLDQYPEWIPKSMQSRDRQDPLEVEAINGEVGHQRRGVSSDWNKGGGISSQDKRRYAMKAQRGGKVVVAKYLNGTCYLKDLLELAEPFGTVANHLVVVNKTFLEMLSHEEAASMVKYYQRTTPMVRGHAVQMYLSSAINTIQTPGRVRAPMQSQDSGYAVVYICNLPPSEFKDSELIELAKRFGPVWNSLILKHEAFVEMVNPRDAEMMVKYYTIHPPKLNGKKIKIITCKKYRRLKVKPGKASHRGKDSGSSRQANETSGRRKRSRSRERVSTAKEEGGSSGKEEQEEPGDQGSELMDMESNAEEEEGVELGEEEDPEEPDPFLDCTETQGEEPKEQSLESSEIQEEGQVEVSLVTSATQGEQVEKECLESLETQVEQPAEKSLESLETQEEETAEKPPEGPGSQGIEPAAKAPESLETQGLETADKSLERSKSQKEALGEEDSQAADEKAAEACFPEEEEGIPEFPDNLEDLVTLDEVGDEEEAEMTRLDSESAASSSSSAQKEKEWGKMVNVSFSKKGYNLVKEILRLAEPFGKVVFYKILEQRNEAVLEMSTIEEARQMVDFYKIKPAMLYRASVKISLLKNFHGGRVVYFHQLPSSYFTIHSLLKLARRFGKVKCYVLIWVRNEAFIEMETSRSALEMCREYKKNPPTLNGKMLSVYLSRKEKLLKGMRPPSISPSPEPPKRSKRERPERSKKEDETSRSSKSRTKEREEEDEEGPPQKRGRSQETGEQGESLVKTREEEQKQSKDKVLLDKEAAGSQHENETVGMPSPSEGEADIPLTTDDASGETGLREGLQAVASAANKVSSQALHKQADKSESTEETLLRMVEPMETKIVHKGGGCDSANEQHTGTDKKTVDSINPEPTPTTLGPYQPNNPVGVEQVKAGFYCNLCSLFYTSEEEAKVTHCSSLAHYRKLQEMLNKENTAAESSSS; encoded by the exons ATGACGGACCAAAGCAGCGGCAGGGTGGACAGCTTTGATCTTGGAACAAGTTCAGACACAAGCATGCAAGGCCAGGATGCCTGTGGCTCCCAAAGCCGCAAAAACGTAGACAAGGCCATGAACCTTTTCACCACCCTTGGCCTCTCGCCAGAAGACTTGGATTCGCTGACGCACATTCCCGAGGATCAGCTCACTGTGGAGACGCTGCCGAAGATTATCATGCAGCTGAAGGCACAGAGAGCCGAGGAAGGGGGCACCGCATCGAAGCGCTCTAGGGATGATCGCTCGTCCTCACGAGAACAACCGCACAGAGCCCCAAGTAAACCTTCTGGAGTCAGGAAATATGGCCAGCTAAGAAAGGGTCCCTCTCGCAGCTACGAGCGGCTTGACTACGATGAGGGGAAGGGAGGCGACAGTGACCGGTATCCTGAACCATCCCGTGGTCACTATGAGTCAGAATACAGCAGGAGGGGTCCTGTGTCTGAAAGGTCATTTATGGAGAGGAGGACAGGGTCCCCGTCTATCAGCAAGATTGAGGATTACCATGGAATTGTGCCCAGTACCTTTCCACATGTGTGCACCCTTTGTGACTTTTATGTGCATGCTAGTAAG TCCTGGAGCCGTCATATCGATGGGTCACTACATGCACATAGTCGGAAGCTCCTCCTGGATCA GTATCCAGAATGGATTCCCAAGAGTATGCAGAGCAGAGA CAGGCAGGATCCTCTTGAGGTGGAAGCTATCAATGGAGAAGTTGGGCATCAGCGGAGAGGAGTAAGCTCTGATTGGAACAAGG gtgGAGGGATTTCAAGTCAAGATAAGAGACGGTATGCCATGAAAGCACAA AGAGGAGGAAAAGTGGTGGTTGCAAAGTATCTGAATGGCACGTGTTACCTGAAGGATCTGCTGGAGCTGGCGGAGCCTTTTGGAACTGTAGCTAATCACCTGGTGGTAGTGAACAAG ACCTTCCTGGAAATGCTGTCACATGAAGAAGCAGCTTCAATGGTGAAATACTACCAGCGTACAACCCCCATGGTCCGTGGTCACGCAGTACAAATGTATTTGTCTTCTGCAATTAACACGATTCag ACACCTGGTCGTGTACGAGCTCCAATGCAGAGCCAGGACTCTGGCTATGCAGTGGTCTATATCTGTAACCTGCCTCCTTCAGAGTTTAAAGACTCAGAGTTGATAGAATTGGCTAAGCGGTTTGGTCCTGTGTGGAACTCTCTAATTTTAAAACACGAG GCGTTTGTGGAAATGGTAAACCCTAGGGATGCAGAAATGATGGTGAAGTATTATACAATACATCCTCCCAAATTGAATggcaaaaaaatcaaaataatcaCTTGCAAGAAGTACAGGAGACTGAA GGTGAAACCTGGCAAAGCTTCACATAGGGGGAAGGATAGCGGCAGCAGCAGGCAGGCTAATGAAACATCCGGAAGACGCAAGCGGTCCAGATCCAGGGAGAGAGTTTCCACAGCCAAAGAGGAGGGGGGATCTTCGGGGAAGGAGGAGCAGGAAGAGCCTGGAGACCAGGGATCAGAGTTGATGGATATGGAAAGCAATGCCGAGGAGGAGGAAGGAGTGGAGCTTGGGGAAGAGGAAGATCCAGAGGAGCCTGACCCATTTCTGGACTGTACTGAAACCCAAGGGGAGGAACCAAAGGAACAATCCCTGGAGAGTTCAGAGATCCAGGAAGAAGGGCAAGTGGAGGTGTCCTTAGTAACTTCAGCAACCCAAGGGGAGCAAGTAGAAAAGGAATGCCTGGAAAGTTTAGAAACCCAAGTGGAGCAGCCTGCTGAAAAATCCCTTGAAAGTTTAGAAACTCAGGAAGAAGAAACTGCAGAAAAACCTCCAGAAGGTCCAGGAAGCCAAGGAATAGAACCGGCAGCTAAAGCCCCAGAGAGTTTGGAGACTCAGGGATTGGAAACAGCAGATAAATCTTTGGAGAGATCCAAGAGCCAAAAGGAGGCCCTAGGGGAGGAAGACAGTCAGGCAGCAGACGAGAAGGCTGCGGAGGCCTGTTTTCCTGAGGAG GAGGAAGGAATCCCAGAGTTCCCTGATAACTTGGAGGATTTGGTTACTTTAGATGAGGTGGGAGATGAGGAGGAGGCAGAAATGACAAGACTAGATTCGGAATCGGCTGCTTCGTCTTCCA GCAGTGCACAAAAAGAGAAAGAG tgGGGGAAGATGGTCAATGTTAGTTTCTCTAAGAAAGGTTAcaatttggtcaaggaaattcTCCGCCTGGCTGAACCATTTGGGAAAGTGGTGTTCTACAAAATATTGGAACAAAGGAATGAG GCCGTTTTAGAAATGTCAACAATTGAGGAAGCGAGACAAATGGTGGATTTCTACAAAATCAAGCCAGCTATGCTTTATAGAGCCAGCGTTAAAATCAGTCTGTTAAAG aattttCATGGCGGACGAGTTGTCTACTTCCACCAACTGCCTTCCTCGTACTTTACGATCCACTCTCTCTTAAAGCTTGCCAGACGGTTTGGCAAAGTGAAGTGCTATGTGTTGATCTGGGTCCGCAATGAG GCATTTATTGAAATGGAAACCTCTCGCTCTGCCTTGGAAATGTGCCGGGAGTACAAGAAGAACCCTCCAACGTTAAACGGCAAAATGTTGTCAGTTTACCTGTCCAGGAAGGAGAAACTCCTGAAAGG GATGAGACCCCCTTCCATTTCCCCTTCCCCTGAACCTCCTAAAAGATCCAAGAGGGAGAGGCCGGAGAGGAGCAAGAAAGAGGATGAGACGTCCAGGAGCTCTAAGTCCAGAACCAAagaaagggaggaggaggacgaggagggGCCCCCACAGAAAAGGGGGCGCAGCCAGGAGACAGGGGAGCAAGGAGAGTCTCTGGTGAAGACCAGGGAGGAGGAGCAGAAACAAAGCAAGGACAAGGTGCTGTTGGATAAGGAGGCTGCAGGCAGCCAACATGAAAATGAGACAGTTGGGATGCCCAGCCCCAGTGAAGGG GAGGCTGACATTCCACTCACAACAGATGATGCAAGTGGTGAAACAGGTCTTCGAGAGGGTCTACAAGCTGTGGCTTCTGCAGCTAACAAAGTAAGCAGCCAGGCCCTTCATAAACAAGCGGATAAGAGTGAGAGCACAGAAGAGACCCTGCTGAGGATGGTTGAGCCCATGGAGACCAAGATTGTTCATAAAGGAGGTGGATGTGACTCTGCGAATGAGCAGCACACTGGTACTGATAAGAAGACTGTGGACAGCATCAATCCTGAGCCCACACCTACCACCCTGGGACCATACCAGCCTAATAATCCCGTTG GTGTGGAGCAAGTGAAGGCTGGTTTCTATTGCAATCTCTGCAGCCTGTTCTACACCAGTGAAGAAGAAGCAAaagtcacccactgcagcagccTGGCCCATTATCGGAAACTGCAG gaAATGTTAAATAAAGAGAATACAGCAGCAGAAAGTTCGTCAAGCTGA